Genomic segment of Syntrophus gentianae:
GACCTCCGCATCCAGCCGGGGGGTCGTCAGCCCCGAAGACAGGAAGACTTCTGCGGCGCTTTCAATCTGTTGTCCAATCGTCATCTTTGCCGTAGAGAAGGGGCCCTTTCGCCAGGATCAACCCGTGGATTGCTTCAGGGCCTCTGCCTGAAAATGAGCCGTCAGGGCATCGACGAACTCCTGAATGCCTCCCCCCAGGATATTCTCCAGGCTGTAGAGGGTCAAACCCACCCGGTGATCCGTAACGCGTCCCTGAGGAAAGTTGTAGGTCCGGATTCTTTCGCTCCGATCGCCACTGCCGACCTGACTTTTTCTGGCCTCCGAGATCTCGTCATTCTGTTTTTTGACCATGATAGCCAGGAGGCGGGCCCGCAGGACCTTCATCCCCTTGGCCTTGTTCTTGAGCTGCGACTTTTCGTCCTGGCAGCTTACCACCAGCCCTGTGGGGAGATGGGTAATCCGCACGGCGGAATCGGTGGTATTGACGCTCTGCCCCCCATGGCCGCTGGAATGAAAGACATCGATGCGCAGATCATTGGGATCGATGGTGACCTCGACCTCATCCGCTTCCGGCAGAATCGCGACGGTCACCGCCGAGGTGTGAATCCGCCCCTGGGCTTCGGTCACGGGCACGCGCTGCACCCTGTGGACCCCGCTTTCATACTTCAACTGGCTGTATGCGCCCTGACCGGCAAGAGAGGCGATGATTTCCTTGAATCCTCCGACACCGCCGGACGGGGTGCTGCTGATCACTTCCACTTTCCACCGCCGTTCTTCCGCATAACGGGCATACATCCGGAAAAGATCGCCAGCGAAGAGACCCGCCTCGTCTCCCCCCGTCCCGGCCCGGATTTCCAGAAACACATTCCGTTCATCGTTGGGGTCCTTGGGAAGCAGAAGGATCTTCATTCTTTCTTCCAGCTGAGTCAATTGCTGCCGGAGTTCCGGCAATTCCTCCCGGGCGATTTCCTTCAGTTCTTCATCATCCCCGCGCAGAAGCTGCTGCCCTTCCTCAATGCCTTGAGCAACTTTCTCATATTTCCGGTAAGCGTCCACAAGATCGCGAAGATCCGCATGTTCCTTGGCATACTTCTGATACAGGCTCTGCCGGCTTACAACGGCCGGGTCGCTCAAAAGTTTTTCCAGTTCCTGGTAGCGTGACTCAACATCTTTCAGCTTACTAAACATGATTTCCGTTTCTTTACATTATTTTAGGCGGCATCCGCTGGGATGGATCGATATCCTCCGCAAGAAGCGCTCAGCCTTGCAGGTCTTTTCAGAGAAATCCAAGAAAATTCACGAAGAGGTATTTTTCTTGCCTAAGGAGGGAAAACTGTTCTACGCTTTGGCGCATTCCCCGAGATCTCCAGAAATCGAGGAAGTCACCGCACCGTTTTCTTCCAATTTCGGATCGATGCACCCTCCGCACGGACGCCTTCGCCTGTCAGCCCTTGGCTGCACACCGCGGCGCCCCGGCGTCGCCTCTGCTTATCGGCCTTGAATACCATCTTTGATCTGGAATTGGAATGATAAAGGAAAAAGCTCGCAGCTACGCCTTTTTTTCGTTGCGTCCTGCGTATTTCTGGTTGAACCGTTCCACACGGCCGGCCGTGTCAATAATCTTTTGCTTCCCGGTGATAAAGGGATGACACTGGGAACAGATTTCCACCTTGATGTCCTTTTTTGTTGACCGGGTTTCAATCACATTCCCGCAGACGCAGGTAATGGTTGTCTCTTTATAGTCAGGATGAATTCCTTCTTTCATAATCTTGTCCAAACCTCCCTAATTTTGAATTCCGCTGTTTCTCCCGGAAATGCCGGGCATTCAGGCTTCGTACTGCTGTTGAATTTTTGAGGGATTATAATCATCCGGCTTATAAATTCAAGGATTTTTATCAATCCTCATGAATTCATGGAATCCAGAAAAGCCTGGTTGGTCTCCGTCTTCCGCATCTTGTCGATGATGAACTCCATGGCATCCACTGGATTCATCTCCTGGAGAAGCCTGCGCAGAATCCAGATTCGATTGAGATTATTCTTTGCAGTCAGAAGTTCCTCCTTCCGGGTTCCGGAACGGATCAGATCAAAGGCTGGAAAGACGCGCCGATCCGCAATCCGGCGATCCAGATGCAGTTCCATGTTGCCCGTCCCCTTGAACTCTTCGAAGATGACCTCATCCATGCGGCTGCCCGTGTCGATCAGCGCCGTGGAAATGATGGTCAGGCTGCCTCCGTTCTCGATGTTCCGGGCAGCCCCGAAAAACCGTTTGGGTTTGTGGAGGGCATTGGAATCCACACCGCCGGAAAGCACCTTCCCGCTGGGAGGAACGACGGTATTATAAGCCCTGGCCAACCTCGTAATGCTGTCCAGGAGGATGACCACGTCCCGCTTGTGCTCGACCAGTCTCTTGGCCTTCTCGATGACCATCTCGGCAACTTGGACATGTCGGGTCGCCGGTTCATCAAAGGTAGAGGAAATCACCTCTCCATTGACGCTTCTCTGCATGTCGGTCACTTCCTCCGGCCGCTCGTCGATCAGCAGCACCATGAGAATGACCTCTTTGTGATTCGCCGTGATGCTGTGGGCAATGTCCTGGAGGAGAACCGTTTTGCCTGCCCGGGGAGGCGACACGATCAGCCCCCGCTGACCCTTGCCGATGGGGGTGAAAAGATCCATGATCCGTGTCGAATAATTTTCAGAATCGCCTTCCAGATTCAATTTGTCATGAGGATAGACGGGAATCAGATTGTCGAAGAGAATTTTGTCGCGGGCGAATTCGGAAGCTTCATAGTTGATGGTGTCAACCTTGAGCAAAGCGAAATATTTTTCACCTTCCTTTGGCGGCCTGACCTCCCCGGAGATCGTGTCCCCGGTCCGGAGATTGAAACGCCGGATCTGTGAAGGAGAAATGTAGATGTCATCGGGACTGGGCAGATAATTGTAATCGACAGCCCGGAGGAAGCCAAACCCATCGGGAAGAATTTCCAGGACACCCGACCCGGAGATCATCCCATTTTTTTCCGCCTGGGCCTGTAGTATTGAGAAGATGAGATCCTGTCTTCTCATTCCGCTGGCGCCGACTACATTCAACTCCTTGGCAAGATGGGCCAGTTCGCTGATCGGCTGTCTTTTGATTTCTTCAATATTCATATTCTTATCCTTACGATTATCTTATGATTATCCCGAGGGAAATACATAGGCGCTGCACGCGGACAAAGCTCCAACCCTGCAGCTCGCCAATGCTCCATAAATAAAACATTTCTTGTCGGGAAAAGTGTGACTTTATTTGCAACGAGCGAAATTTGAGGAACGTGGATTAATGTAATAGATTGCTATTCTGAACTCAGGAAATAATCCATGCGGAAGGGCTTGACATAATCCTTTCTCAGAGTCGCAGCATTATTACAATCCCCTGGTGATGTCAAGAAATATTTTATATTCCGTATGTTTCAACTTTTTTTCAGCATAATAAAATTTACGTGTCGTCCGGTCACCCCTAGATCCCTCCGGTGAGAAAAGAATAAATCGGGATTGCAGAAGGTACACTGGCCGGACGATGCAATATTTTTCCTGCGCAACCCTTTTTCGAGAAGCTGATGCAAATTTGCCAGGGGCAAATCCAGGTTCCATTTTTCAGAGCGGGATGCGGTACGGAAAAATTTTTCGGATCCGGCATGGTGACGCATCGCCAGATAGACCCGACGATCCACTTCATAACAGCACGGCCCGATGGAAGGACCGATAGCCGCCAGAATTTCCGCGGGACGGCATTGAAACTCCCTGGTCATGACGTCAATGACCCTGGCTGCAATTTGCAGCGCCGTCCCTCCCCACCCTGCATGAATCGCGCCAACAACTCGCCTGCTGGGATCCAGAAGAAAAATCGGCACACAATCGGCGGTGCGAATACAGAGGGCCACCTCCGGGAGCTGCGTTACGCAGGCATCACAGACAGGAACCGGCCTGTCCGATACCGGATCGGGATCTTCCCTGACGACGAGGACCTCATCTTTGTGCACCTGGTCCAGGACCAAAAAGGATTCTCCCGGAATGTCAAAGGAGCGGCTGAGAATTTTCCAGTTTTCTTCAACCCTTTGCTCTTCGTCCCCCTGTGCTGTGGTCATGTTCAAGGACGAAAAGGCTCCCTGGCTGACACCGCCCCGGCGGGAACAGAAGGCGTGGGTCAGAAAGTTGAAATCCAGGAAATTCTCAGCTTGCAGAAAGGTTACGGAATTCCTTTGAGCGATCGGGAACAAGTCTCCTCCTTGAAATTCTACTTGGCGATGCTTTAACGAACGCTGCGTTCCCTTTGACTGAATGGAATTTGAATCGATGAAAAATTTTTTACGCCCGGGCAGCACCATGCTCCCGGAGAAAGGTGCAGAGTTCCGCGATGTCCGGAGGAGGAGGCGCATAAAACTCCATGGTCCTGCCGGTTCCGGGATGGACAAAAGAGAGACGCGCCGCATGGAGGGCCTGCCTGTCCATCCCTTTCAGAAGGGTCTTGATAACCGGATCCCCGATGGCGGAAAGCCGCCTCGATCCTCCATAAACCGGATCCCCCACCACCGGATGCCCCATCGCCGCCAGGTGAACCCGGATCTGGTGGGTCCGTCCCGTTTTTATGTCCACGCTCAGGAGCGCCGCCACACCGAACCGTTCGGCAATCTTCCAGGAGGTTATCGCCTCTTTTCCTCGCCGACTCTTCGTCGACATTTTTTTCCGTTCAACCGGGTGCCGCCCGACCGGCAGGTCAATCAACCCCTGATCCTCCCGGGGATCGCCATAAACGAGGGCGAAATAGGTCTTTCCGACCTGATGTCTCTTGAACTGGGCCGCCAGCCCCGAATGAGCCAGATCCGTTTTGGCCACCACCAGAAGACCGGAGGTGTCCTTGTCCAGCCGGTGGACGATCCCGGGGCGCAAAACACCGCCGATGCCCGACAGATCCCGGCAGTGGTACAGAAGGGCGTTGACAAGGGTGCCCTCGGCATGACCGGCAGCGGGATGGACGACCAAGCCGGCCGGCTTGTCCAGCACGAGCAGGTCATGATCTTCATAAAGGATGGAAAGGGGAATCTCCTGAGGAACCAGCCCCAGAGGAACGGCTTGCGGTTCTTCCAGCGCCACGACATCGCCGGCACGGAGTTTCTGGCTTGCCCGGATCGCCGTTATCCCGCCTATGGCAACCCGACCCTCGTCAATAAGCCGCTGCAGCCGGGCCCGGGAAAGGTCGGTTCTCTGCCGGGTCAGAAAGACATCCAGCCGCAGGCCGCCCTCCGCTCCGTTCACGGGATAAGTCCGGAATATCGTCCCGTCCTTCATAGCGAGTCCTCTTCAGGCGTTTTCAGCAAGAGCGAGCAAGCCTTCGCGGATCAGCTTCAGTTCATCCTCGGCGATCGTACGGAGATCCAGGAGGAGTTCATTGTTGGCCACCCGGACGATAATCGGGACATCCAGCCGGCGCAGGCGCTCTTCCAGACGCCCCGCGGAGAATCCGGACATCCGGATCCCCACCATCGTGGTTTGAATTTCCATTCCGGGCAGGGCCCCGCCCCCAACCATCGAGGCCCCCGGCCTCAATGCAAGAGAGAAAGAAGTCGGCAAAGCCCGCTTCAACATCCCCAACAGTTTCCTGGCCCGCCGGGTTACATCGTTCAGGGGTTCCGTCAGGGCCTTGAGAATCCGCAGCCGGTTTACCGCCTCCTTCGGATTCAGATAGACCCTCAAGGTTGCTTCCATTGCAGCCAGGGTCAGTTTATCGATCCGCAGGGCCCGATTCAGGGGATTCCGCTGAATTTTTTCGAGAAGATTGCGCCGCCCCAGGATGATCCCCGCCTGCGCCCCCCCCAGCATTTTATCGCCGCTGAAGGTCAGGACATCCACACCGCTGGCGGCTACCTCCCGGACGACGGGCTCACCGGGCAGGCCATATTCCGCAAGATCGAGAAAGCATCCGCTGCCCACGTCATACATGACCGGGAGGGAATGTTTTTTCCCCAGCGCCACCAGTTCTTCCAGGGACGTCTCCTCCGTAAAGCCCACCATTTTGAAATTGCTGGAATGAACCTTCAGGATCAGTCCCGTCTCGGGGGAGATGGCCCGTTCGTAATCCGCCAGGCGGGTCCGGTTGGTTGCTCCCACTTCCCGAAGCCGGCCGCCACTCTTTTCCATGATCTCCGGGACGCGGAATTCTCCTCCGATTTCCACGAGTTCCCCCCGGGATACGATCACTTCCCGCCCCTCCGCCAGGGTATTGAGCGCCAGAAGCACCGCGGCGGCATTGTTGTTGACCACCAGGGCATCCTCAACCCCGGCCAGGAGACAGAGCAGCTCCCGAACGGCGTCATAGCGTTTTCCCCGCTCGCCCCTGGCCAGATCGTATTCCAGATTGGAGTAACCTTCCGCCACGGACAGCAGCTGATCTCTCGCCTCCCGGCAGAGTGGCGCCCGCCCCAGGTTCGTATGCAGAATCACCCCTGTGGCATTGATGACGCGCTTGAGACGGGGGCGGTGCAAGGCATCCATGCGCCTTTCTACGAGGTCGGCGATTTCCGTGGCCAAGGGGAGGCGCATCTTTCCCGCATCGCCTTTCCTGGAGAGAATCGATCGGCGCAGATCCTCCACCGCCTCCCGGCAGGCCGCCCGGACCACTTCCCGGGGGGCGCGACCCTCCACGTTCCGTTTTTCCAGAATCAGAAGAATTTCATCGATTTTCGGTAGTCCCCGCAGTAATGTCTGGATCTGTTCATTCATGGGTTTGCTCCTGAATCTTGGACAGAGGCATATCCGCTCCGCGGCCCTCCGCCCGGCAGAAGTCACGGAAATTATTCACCGCCGTAAAGAATTCCCTCATGATAACCACCCAGAGATAGCAGCCCCACTTGGTCAGCCGCCAGTCCGGCTCCGAGTACCTCAAGGCGCCGACCAGCCGGAAAAGGATGAGATCCAGCCAGAGCCTCGGGGACAGGTGACCGCCGTATTTTGCCATCAACTGGGAATGGTTCAGTTTTGTCGAAAAGAGCTTCATGACGAAATCGTAGCGCATCCGCTCTTCCAGGGTAAAGGTCCGGGCGGCCATGAGCGGCAGTTCGCCCCTGTCCAGCCGCCTGCAGTACTCGGCAAGATCAAAGGTGTTGGCATAGCAGACGCCGTCCAGATAGCCGATGGAGCCGCTCCCCAGGCCCGCGTACTCGTCATAATCCACGATGTACTCATCGATCATGGTCCCCTTGCGGGAAAAGCACCAGGCTGAGGAAAACCGGTACTCCCGGCCTAACCTCTCCCGTATCCGTTCGTAGAACGCCTTTTCCCTTCCCTTGCCAACAGCCCCCAATGTCCGGGTGACCAGTTGCCGCGTCGAGTCGGAAACCATGAGGGGATACCAGGTGACCTGATCCACACCCAGATCGAGAAGGATATCCAGATCCCGGTCCAGCATGGCCATGTCCTGAGAGGGAAAATTGAAGATCATATCGGCGTTCAGGGTGTCAAAGCGCCCCTGTGCCTGCTGAAGCCTTTCGACAATCTCGGCGCCGCTTCCGTATTTGTCATACCGGTCCATGGCTTTCAGCAGATCGTCATTGAAACTCTGGATCCCCACGGAAAGGCGGTTGATTCCGATCCGGCTCAGACGCTCCAGCCGCTCGGGAACGAGATGGTTCGGATTGGTCTCGACGGACACCTCTCGAATGGAAAAACACCGGCGGACCAGATCCAGGGTTTCTTCCAGTTCGTCCAGAAGGAGTGTGGGCGTCCCTCCACCGACATAAACCCCGCCGAAGTTGTAGCCTTTTTCCTTATAGAGGCGGATTTCTTTGCGGAGAGCGGAAAAATACTCCCGGCAGCGCCCCTCTTCGAAGACAAACCGGTTGAAGGAACAGTAAGGGCAGAGCCGTTCGCAAAAGGGGACATGAAGGTAGAGGAGACGGGGCTCACCCGACGAAACGGCGGGGAGGGAAGGCCTTTGGCCTTCCTCGAAGCGCATAACCCGCGAAAAGTTCCGCCGGGCCATATAACCGACCAAGGATGAAATCACGTTTATTTTCCGGTTTGCCGACTTTTCTTTCTGAACAGGCGGGAGACGCCCTTCTTCTGAAAGAGGAAAAACGCTAACAGATCGAAAAAAGATTATCAAGGATATTGTCGTCATGACAATCCTTGAAATGGCTGCCATGAGATGTTATAGGAAAACACTGATAGAAACTTTTCGAGGCAGTCCATGAAGTCTTTGAGTCACAAAGTGTTAACCCTCTGGGACGAGATATCCCTTACCGAGGAAGAAACGCGCATTCTGCGCACGCCATCGGCAGATATTCCTCTTCCCCTGAGCCGCGAGGCCCTGGAGCAGATACAAACCCTGGTTGACGCCTTTCTGGAGCTGGACGGCGCCCTGGGACTGGCAGCGCCCCAGATTGGAATCAACCGGAAAATCGTTATCTTCCGCAACAAGGGATTTGACGAAGAAGGCTGGTCCAAAAAGGAAAAAGACTACGATCTGCTCATCAACCCCCGCATTACGCAAACCCGGGGGGAACCGGTCAAAGGGACGGAGGGATGCCTCTCCTGCCCGGAGATTCAGGTCGAGGTCTACCGTTTCCCGGAAATCAAGGTTCGGGCCTACGATCTCAAGGGCAACCGGATCAGCAAACGGTACGAGGATTTTCTCGCCCGCATTGCCCAGCACGAACTCGACCATCTGGACGGGAGGTTGATTGTGGATTATGAGGGGACAGTCTACTTCCCCAAAGAAAAGAAAAGCTTTTTTGAACGGATTCTTGCGAGAATCCCCTGATGCCCCGGCATCTCCTTTGAAAGCCTGCACCCGTGTATTCCGCCTTATTGGTCAACAATCCTTTCGGAGATCCTGCTGTCCTGATCAGATGCAAATACCGCCACGAGTCCGTTCTTTTTGATCTCGGAGATCTTCATACCCTGGCCCCCCGGGAAATGCTCAAGATCGGGCATATTTTTGTATCGCACACGCATGTGGATCATTTTATCGGGTTCGATACGATCCTGAGGGTCTGCCTGGGAAGAAACCAGCGGATTCGTCTCTTCGGCCCTCCCGGCTTCCTTTCCCAGATTGAAAGCAAGCTGCAGGGTTACACCTGGAACCTCGTGGAGAACTATTCCAACGATTTCGAGCTGCTGGTGACAGAGATTTCCCCTTTCCGCCGCATATCCCGGCTCTATCGCTGCCGGGCCGCTTTTCGGCCCGAACCGGTTGGCGAAGAGGAGATCCCCGCAACAGCGCCCCTTGTGGAGGAAACCTTTTTTTCCGTACGCGGCGCCTTTCTCAACCACCTCATCCCCTGCCTGGCCTTCTGCTTCGAAGAAAAAAGCCGGCTGAACATCCTGAAAAACGGACTGGAAGACCTTGGCCTCCCCACCGGTCCCTGGCTGATGGATCTCAAGGAAGCGATCCTGCAGGGCCAGCCCGACAATTATCCCATCCGGATCTGGGGAAAATCCGGAGAAAGACGGGTGGATCAGAAAATCCTCCCCCTGGGATTTTTAAA
This window contains:
- a CDS encoding coproporphyrinogen III oxidase family protein; amino-acid sequence: MISSLVGYMARRNFSRVMRFEEGQRPSLPAVSSGEPRLLYLHVPFCERLCPYCSFNRFVFEEGRCREYFSALRKEIRLYKEKGYNFGGVYVGGGTPTLLLDELEETLDLVRRCFSIREVSVETNPNHLVPERLERLSRIGINRLSVGIQSFNDDLLKAMDRYDKYGSGAEIVERLQQAQGRFDTLNADMIFNFPSQDMAMLDRDLDILLDLGVDQVTWYPLMVSDSTRQLVTRTLGAVGKGREKAFYERIRERLGREYRFSSAWCFSRKGTMIDEYIVDYDEYAGLGSGSIGYLDGVCYANTFDLAEYCRRLDRGELPLMAARTFTLEERMRYDFVMKLFSTKLNHSQLMAKYGGHLSPRLWLDLILFRLVGALRYSEPDWRLTKWGCYLWVVIMREFFTAVNNFRDFCRAEGRGADMPLSKIQEQTHE
- the pgeF gene encoding peptidoglycan editing factor PgeF, which translates into the protein MFPIAQRNSVTFLQAENFLDFNFLTHAFCSRRGGVSQGAFSSLNMTTAQGDEEQRVEENWKILSRSFDIPGESFLVLDQVHKDEVLVVREDPDPVSDRPVPVCDACVTQLPEVALCIRTADCVPIFLLDPSRRVVGAIHAGWGGTALQIAARVIDVMTREFQCRPAEILAAIGPSIGPCCYEVDRRVYLAMRHHAGSEKFFRTASRSEKWNLDLPLANLHQLLEKGLRRKNIASSGQCTFCNPDLFFSHRRDLGVTGRHVNFIMLKKS
- the rho gene encoding transcription termination factor Rho; the protein is MNIEEIKRQPISELAHLAKELNVVGASGMRRQDLIFSILQAQAEKNGMISGSGVLEILPDGFGFLRAVDYNYLPSPDDIYISPSQIRRFNLRTGDTISGEVRPPKEGEKYFALLKVDTINYEASEFARDKILFDNLIPVYPHDKLNLEGDSENYSTRIMDLFTPIGKGQRGLIVSPPRAGKTVLLQDIAHSITANHKEVILMVLLIDERPEEVTDMQRSVNGEVISSTFDEPATRHVQVAEMVIEKAKRLVEHKRDVVILLDSITRLARAYNTVVPPSGKVLSGGVDSNALHKPKRFFGAARNIENGGSLTIISTALIDTGSRMDEVIFEEFKGTGNMELHLDRRIADRRVFPAFDLIRSGTRKEELLTAKNNLNRIWILRRLLQEMNPVDAMEFIIDKMRKTETNQAFLDSMNS
- a CDS encoding RluA family pseudouridine synthase → MKDGTIFRTYPVNGAEGGLRLDVFLTRQRTDLSRARLQRLIDEGRVAIGGITAIRASQKLRAGDVVALEEPQAVPLGLVPQEIPLSILYEDHDLLVLDKPAGLVVHPAAGHAEGTLVNALLYHCRDLSGIGGVLRPGIVHRLDKDTSGLLVVAKTDLAHSGLAAQFKRHQVGKTYFALVYGDPREDQGLIDLPVGRHPVERKKMSTKSRRGKEAITSWKIAERFGVAALLSVDIKTGRTHQIRVHLAAMGHPVVGDPVYGGSRRLSAIGDPVIKTLLKGMDRQALHAARLSFVHPGTGRTMEFYAPPPPDIAELCTFLREHGAARA
- the def gene encoding peptide deformylase, whose amino-acid sequence is MKSLSHKVLTLWDEISLTEEETRILRTPSADIPLPLSREALEQIQTLVDAFLELDGALGLAAPQIGINRKIVIFRNKGFDEEGWSKKEKDYDLLINPRITQTRGEPVKGTEGCLSCPEIQVEVYRFPEIKVRAYDLKGNRISKRYEDFLARIAQHELDHLDGRLIVDYEGTVYFPKEKKSFFERILARIP
- the rpmE gene encoding 50S ribosomal protein L31 — protein: MKEGIHPDYKETTITCVCGNVIETRSTKKDIKVEICSQCHPFITGKQKIIDTAGRVERFNQKYAGRNEKKA
- the prfA gene encoding peptide chain release factor 1 encodes the protein MFSKLKDVESRYQELEKLLSDPAVVSRQSLYQKYAKEHADLRDLVDAYRKYEKVAQGIEEGQQLLRGDDEELKEIAREELPELRQQLTQLEERMKILLLPKDPNDERNVFLEIRAGTGGDEAGLFAGDLFRMYARYAEERRWKVEVISSTPSGGVGGFKEIIASLAGQGAYSQLKYESGVHRVQRVPVTEAQGRIHTSAVTVAILPEADEVEVTIDPNDLRIDVFHSSGHGGQSVNTTDSAVRITHLPTGLVVSCQDEKSQLKNKAKGMKVLRARLLAIMVKKQNDEISEARKSQVGSGDRSERIRTYNFPQGRVTDHRVGLTLYSLENILGGGIQEFVDALTAHFQAEALKQSTG
- the selA gene encoding L-seryl-tRNA(Sec) selenium transferase, giving the protein MNEQIQTLLRGLPKIDEILLILEKRNVEGRAPREVVRAACREAVEDLRRSILSRKGDAGKMRLPLATEIADLVERRMDALHRPRLKRVINATGVILHTNLGRAPLCREARDQLLSVAEGYSNLEYDLARGERGKRYDAVRELLCLLAGVEDALVVNNNAAAVLLALNTLAEGREVIVSRGELVEIGGEFRVPEIMEKSGGRLREVGATNRTRLADYERAISPETGLILKVHSSNFKMVGFTEETSLEELVALGKKHSLPVMYDVGSGCFLDLAEYGLPGEPVVREVAASGVDVLTFSGDKMLGGAQAGIILGRRNLLEKIQRNPLNRALRIDKLTLAAMEATLRVYLNPKEAVNRLRILKALTEPLNDVTRRARKLLGMLKRALPTSFSLALRPGASMVGGGALPGMEIQTTMVGIRMSGFSAGRLEERLRRLDVPIIVRVANNELLLDLRTIAEDELKLIREGLLALAENA
- a CDS encoding ribonuclease Z; translated protein: MYSALLVNNPFGDPAVLIRCKYRHESVLFDLGDLHTLAPREMLKIGHIFVSHTHVDHFIGFDTILRVCLGRNQRIRLFGPPGFLSQIESKLQGYTWNLVENYSNDFELLVTEISPFRRISRLYRCRAAFRPEPVGEEEIPATAPLVEETFFSVRGAFLNHLIPCLAFCFEEKSRLNILKNGLEDLGLPTGPWLMDLKEAILQGQPDNYPIRIWGKSGERRVDQKILPLGFLKEKAVKITRGQRICYVTDTIYTPENVQRILELADSADQLFIEATFLHEDLEKATLKYHLTARQAGFLARQAAVKRFSLFHFSPKYKGMGDALQVEAMEAFNSRRPVPFPPVSPSFSRGVDL